In Plasmodium chabaudi chabaudi strain AS genome assembly, chromosome: 10, a single genomic region encodes these proteins:
- a CDS encoding mitochondrial carrier protein, putative: protein MEKKTVKFQNIVYSSTVSSIFVSLICTPLDVVKNYIQYNSNTNIDKKYIVKKITKKNKEKLVQFNSFYYQTFKNIYNKYGIQAVYRGLVSTTNLYIVNNTLFFYVYEELKERGVPYYLCATISRFISIIVTSPLEIYRTNVQANVCNNFKVSIFDMFGDKKNRRIKINLYKGITSTLIRDIPFSAIYWSMNEYLVNYIKRKDKEYENRKNYIKKFVYPFICACLSSTITTFITHPLDIIKTNMQARCIDIIHKNDFDHRKIKNYDLNQRHKMNSFYSIFQSNIYNNRYLWDVKVSNYAHNNHRSIYYKYGAGKYGSNTYSYKYYNYFKLTNNYNYNVFSVAKLILKKNGIKGFYIGICPRLVKIVPTCAILFSTYHYFNR from the exons CCTCGATGTggtaaaaaattacatacaatataatagtaatactaatattgataaaaagtatattgtaaaaaaaatcacaaaaaaaaataaagaaaagcTTGTACAATTCAACTccttttattatcaaactttcaaaaatatttataataaatatggaatACAAGCTGTTTATAGAg GACTTGTTAGTACCacaaatttatacatagtaaataatacattatttttttatgtatacgaagaattaaaagaaCGAGGTGttccatattatttatgtgcAACTATCTCAAGATTTATCTCTATAATTGTCACATCGCCAttagaaatatatagaacAAATGTTCAAGCAAATGTCtgtaacaattttaaagtaagtatatttgatatgtttggagataaaaaaaatagaagaataaaaataaatttatataaaggaATAACGTCAACACTTATTAGAGATATTCCTTTTTCAGCTATATATTGGTCGATGAATGAATACTTagttaattatataaaaagaaaagataaagaatatgaaaatcgaaaaaattatattaaaaaatttgtataccCATTTATATGTGCATGCTTAAGTAGCACTATAACCACATTTATAACACACCCAttagatataataaaaacaaatatgcaAGCAAGATGTATTgatattatacataaaaatgattttgatcatagaaaaattaaaaattatgatctTAATCAAAGACATAAAATGAATAGCTTTTATAGTATTTTTCaaagtaatatatataacaatagaTATTTATGGGATGTTAAAGTAAGTAATTACGCTCATAATAATCATAgatctatatattataaatatgggGCAGGTAAATATGGATCCAATACTTAtagttataaatattataactattttaaGTTAAccaataattataattataatgttTTTTCTGTTGcgaaattaattttaaaaaaaaatggaattaaAGGATTTTATATTGGCATTTGTCCAAGATTGGTTAAAATAGTACCAACATGTGCAATCCTATTTTCAACTTACCACTATTTTAATCGTTGA